TCCCTTGGAAGTGCTAGAGGATCTGACAAAACGCTATGGTGAAACCTTTGTCGTGTCGAAAAATACATCGCCTCTGGTTGTTTACTTTAGCAATCCCAAGGCGATTCAGCAGATTTTTACTGCCGACCCAGAGCTATTTGAGATTGGTAGTGGGAATGATATTTTACTCCCCCTGCTGGGCAAACACTCAATGATCTTACTCGACGGCGATCACCATCAACGTCAAAGACGGCTGTTAATGCCTCCCTTTCATGGCGATCGCATGCGTACCTATGGGCAGTTGATTTGTAGCATCACTAAACAAGTAATCAGTCAGTGGAGAGTTGGCGAATCCTTCCTTGTCCGTGCGTCCATGCAAGAGATCTCCCTGCGAGTCATCCTCAGCGCCATTTTTGGTCTACATGAGGGAGAGCGGTTTGACCAACTTAGGCAACTGCTCACATCGATGTTAGACTCGCTTAGCTCCCCCTTGAGTTCTACCTTGCTGTTCTTTCCCTCACTGCAAAAGGATTGGGGACCACTGAGTCCGTGGGGACGCTTCCTGCAGATCAAACAGCAAGTCGATCGACTGATATATGCTGAAATTCAGGCAAGGAGAGAGCAAGCTGATCCCAACCGTGACGATATCCTCACCTTGCTACTAGGAGCGCGCGATCAGACAGGTCAGCCAATGACCGATGAGGAGTTACGCGATGAACTGCTGACACTGCTGTTTGCCGGTCATGAAACTACAGCTTCTGCCTTAGCATGGGCATTATACTGGATCGACCATCTGCCTGAAGTTCAAGACAAATTGTTGTACGAACTCACTACTCTCCCTCCGGACACAGACCCCAGCGCCATTGCCCGACTGCCCTATTTGAGTGCAGTTTGTTCCGAGACACTGCGGATCTACCCAATTGCCCTAACTCCCTTCCCGCGAATTTTGAAGTCACCGATGGAGATTATGGGCTATCAGCTTGAGCCAGGTACGATCCTACTCCTTTCTACCTACTTAACCCACCAACGAGAGGATATCTACCCAGAACCTAAGCAGTTTAACCCAGAGCGGTTCTTACAGAGACAATTTTCACCCTATGAGTATTTGCCGTTTGGTGGCAGCAACCGTCGCTGTATTGGGCTTGCCTTTGCTCAGTTTGAAATGAAATTAGTACTAGCGACCATTCTGTCACACTACAAACTCAATCTGGTTAGTAACCGTCCCATCAAGCCAACCCGGCGTGGATTAACTCTCGCTCCTCCGGGAAATATGCGGATGGTTGTCACGCAGCATCGGCAGCAGAAGACCCCCATCCTGGTTTAGTTTATAGAAGCCATTTGACATCTATCCATTTGATAGCCGTTTGAGCATCAGTCTGAGCAAACAAAGGTTGAGTTTAGCTGTGGCATTGACCAACGTTTTCTCAAAGTTTTTGACCAAACTCTTACATCGTTCCATCCAAGAATTAGACCGCTCAATCACCCATCGGGTTGCTACTCGAACAAATCCAGAGTGACCTTGGGCTGCCTTTTCGGCTTTCGTGGGCTTGGGTGCCAGTTCAAACCTGAGCTTGGTCATCATCTGAGGATAAAGTTTTTGTAGGGCAGCGGTGATGGTGTTTGGGTGATAGCCATGGTCGAGCAAAATGGTGATTTTGGGGACGTTGACGGGCTTGGCTCGAAAGTAATCCAGGTGATTGCTTAGCAGTTCAATCAAGCCTTGGTCATCGGACACATTAGCAGGAGTGCAGTGGGTAAAAAACGGCAACCCTAGAGGATCGACGGCGAGATGGCGTTTGATGCCATTAGTGCATTTGTAATGGCAGAACCCTTTGGACTCGATACTAGCACTACAGGTGTTTTTCACCGCTTGTGAGTCAACGATTAGTAACCGCGTCCATTTTTGTTTTTTTTGACATGTTGCCGCACCTGCGAATGCAATCTCGTCATTATCTGTTCGAGAACGCCATCCGCACGCCACTGCTTGTAATGCCAGAATACCGTCGAGTAGGGTGGCAAGTCTTTGGGCAGGTCACCCCAATTACAACCATTCTTAAGTTGATAAAAGACGCCATCCAAGATTTGCCGCTTTGTCCAGCAAGGTGGCCTGGTTTTCTTCTTTTGGGGCACTAATGGCTCGATGAGCTCCCACTCTTTGTCAGTTAAGCTGCTGGAGTACGGCATTTATTTCTGATCTTAGCTTTTCATTAGAGATCTCAAATAGGTTCTATAGCAATCTAATTTGATTTGTGGGGCAGGCTTCCAGCCTGCACAGGCAAGATGCCCATCCTACATCTCACAATTTATTTAGGATTGCTATAGCAATGTCTCATATGAAATCCGCTTAAATGACTGTAAGATCTCGCCCTCGCCCCCTACCCCTCTCCCAAACTTGGGAGAGGAGTGCCGGAGGCGGGGTGAGGGCTGCCAAATCATGGGCAATCAACCGGATTTGATATCAAACCTAAACTAAACTTAGTCATCTTACCTAAAACTTTTCTTTTTCCACAAATTTGTTAAACATTTTTGCTTAGCTTGTTGCACGAATACTTAGCAATAAATTTGCGACTAGAGCAGGCAGGATGCCTACCCCACTGACTAAATTAGTGCATTGTGGGGTCGGCTTCTAGTCCGCCTTGTTTTCACTTTTTTTATGTCTACCTACTTAGTAGCCAAATAAAGTATTGCTATAGAGATGTATAGCAATCTGATTTGATTTGTGAGGCAGGCTTCCAGCCTGTACAGGCAAGATGCCCATCCTACATCTCACAACTTATTTAGGATTGCTATATCTGAACTTTACAGTCAAATTCAACAAATTACTCCATATATACCCCTGGCAATCATCTTGTCAAAAGACAGGTTGTAAAACTTATCTTTAGTGCCCAATTTTACTTTAATTAGGAGAATTATTTATCTACTCAGAGCTATTTAAATAGCTTAAAAATTCCTTAGAAAATCAGAGAAAGTCGGTATTTCATCTAAGAATTGTATACCAGTTATTGCACCAAGCTTTTCATAAATAAGGGAGTGCATTCATGGAATTTTTATCTGACACTGTAGCACTGTCGCGCATGCAGTTTGCGCTAACTGCTATATTCCATATGCTCTGGCCCGTGCTGAGTACAGGCATGGCAATCTATTTGGTTATCGTTGAGGGACTGTGGCTGAGAACTCGCAATTCTGATTACTACTACCATGCCCGCTTTTGGTCGAAGCTTTATGTCCTCAACTTCGGCATCGGTGTGGCTACGGGTATACCAATGGAATTTCAGTTCGGGACAAACTGGGCACCGTTCTCCGAGGCTGTGGGTAACTTTTTTGGCAGCATTATGGGGTTTGAAGCTACTTGGGCATTCATGCTGGAGGCTGCTTCTCTAGGTATTATGGTGTTCGGCTGGGAGCGCGTTAATCCCATCATTCACTATATCTCCACAATTCTGGTTGCTTTCGGCGCAAACGCATCAACATTCTGGATTTTAACGGCAAGCTCCTGGATGCAAACGCCTGCAGGTGGGGAACTGGTTAATGGCAAGTTTGTGATTAACGATTATTTTCAGGCGATCTTCAATCCTTTCATGCGGAACAGCGTTCTCCACATGTTCTTTGGCACATTAGAGACTTCACTGTTTGTGATTGGTGGGATTAGCGCCTGGTACATTCTCAATAATCGCCATCATGCTTTCTTTTCTAAGGCTTTGAAGATTGTCTTAGCGGCGGCGATCGCCGTTGCCCCGTTGCAGATCTACATTGGACACTTGAGTGCCGAACAAGTGTACAAACTTCAGCCTTCAAAACTAGCAGCAATGGAAGCTCAGTGGAACACTATACCAGCTGGACAATCTGCTGATTGGAGCATTCTGGCTTGGCCTAATGACAAAGCAGAAAAAAATGACTGGGAAATCGCAATTCCTAATGGATTGGGATACATTCTGGAACTCAAAAAAAATCTCTCTGAACCTGTACAAGGGCTGAAGGAATGGAAACCTGAAGATCGACCTCACCTCCTGCCTTTGATCTACTATTCTTTCCGCATCATGGTTGGCATCGGGTTCTTTCTGGCGGGACTCATGCTATGGAGCTTACTGCAGTGGTTACGTGGTAAGCTCTCTCCAGAAGACATTACCCAGCAACGGTGGCTGATGCGTGCCTGGATCTTCGCAGCTCCCTTGGGCTACATTGCAGTAGATTCAGGTTGGATTGTGCGCTGTGTCGGACGACAGCCGTGGACTGTCTATAAACAAATTCGTACAGTTGACTCTGCCTCCAATCTGCCTCCTAGCAACGTCTTAACGACTTTAATTATCTTTACAGGAACCTACATTCTTTTGTTGTTTGCTGCCTTATACTTTGGCAGCCGCATTATCCGTAGAGGTCCAAATTTAGACTTACCAATACCAGGGATTGAAACAAAACCTGCAATAAATACCACTCCTGGAGAGTTTGTTCGAGATGAACGTCCCGTAGAAGCAAAACAGTAGGAGATTGTATGGAGACGCTAAAGTATTTTCTACCCCAAGTCTGGTTTGGGATTTTGGCTCTGTTCCTCTTTCTCTACGTCATGCTGGATGGGTTTGACTTAGGGGTAGGTATTTTGTCTCTGACTTCCTCCAATGAGGAACGGCGGAGTATCTTGATGACCAGCTTGAGCAACATTTGGGATGCTAACGAAACTTGGCTAGTGCTGATGGGAGGCAGCCTGTTTGGGGCATTTCCCCTAGCCTATGCCACGATCCTGAATGCCCTCTACATTCCGGTTTGTGTAATGTTGTTTGGGTTGATCTTTCGTGCCGTGGCATTTGAGTTTCGCGAGCAAGCAAACCGCAAATTCTTTTGGAATGTAGCCTTTGGTGCTGGGAGTTTCCTAGCAGCACTCGGTCAAGGATTCGCCCTTGGTGCTGTACTAGCAGGTATTAAAGTGGATGAGGTAGGTCACTTTGTCGGCACAACCTGGGACTGGCTGAGTTGGCAGTCAGTGGTGACAGCTTTGACGCTGATCCAAGGCTACGTCCTGATTGGCTCAACCTATCTGATCTGGAAAACAGAGGGAGAAGTGCAGACAACCCATTATAAAACTGCCAAAATTGCAGCTTGGACAACACTGCTGGGAGCAATTTTCATCACAATCACAACTCCCATCTTTTACGAAAGTGCCAGGACTCGCTTGTTTCAGCAGCCGCTCGTTTATATCTTTGGCATTATTCCCGTCCTCGGAATCTTGCTGATCTCGCAACTTCTCACCAGCCTCGGTCGCCGACAAGAACGAGCACCTTTCGTCTGGACAATTCTCATTTTTGTGCTGACGTTTATTGGGCTGGCGTTAGTTGTCTTCCCCTACATCATTCCCCCCCAAATTACCATCTATGAGGCAGCTGCCGATCCAAGTGCGCTGGTCTTCATGCTGATCTTTGTTGGCTTCCTCATCCCCGTTATGTTGTTCTACAACATCTACCAATATGTCGTTTTTCGGGGTAAAGTCACTGCTGACGGACACTACGGGGATTAGAGACAGGACTAGGCAGAGGCGATCGCTTTATTTCCCAATATCTTCATCCCATAGTTGAGGATTTTTTTGAATAAACTCTCTCATCAACTGCTTACACTCATCCAAATCTAAATTAATGACTTCAACGCCGTGGGATTCCATAAATTCCTTGGCACCAGAGAAGGTTTCTGACTCACCCGCAATCACTTTTTTAATCCCAAACTGAACAACTGCTCCAGCACAGAGATAGCAAGGCATCAAGGTAGAATACAGCGTCGTATCCTGGTAATTGCCGATTCTGCCAGCATTACGAAGACAATCAATTTCAGCGTGAGTAACAGGGTCATTGTCTTGGACGCGCTTGTTGTGTCCTCTACCGACAATCTGCCTGTTTTTGACAATGACTGAACCGATGGGAATGCCGCCTTCTTGTAATCCTTGTTTTGCTTCGGCGATCGCAGCTTCCATAAAATCATCCATAAATTGATTCTCCTGCTATGTCCAAACAACTCGTATTAATGGATCACGATGGCGGTGTTGATGATTATCTAGCAACGATGCTGCTGATGACGATGGATTGTATCGAATGCCTAGGCATCATCATTACTCCAGCGGATTGCTATGTCCAACCAGCAGTGAGTGCAACGCGCAAAATTCTCGATTTGATCGGCTGCTTTGATATCCCAGTTGCAGAAAGCACTGTGCGCGGTATTAACCCCTTCCCAAGTCTCTACCGCCGAGATTCTTTTATTGTCGATCACCTCCCCATCCTGAATGAGAGCGAAACAATTCGCACTCCTCTAGTGGCGGAAACCGGTCAAGAATTTATGGTGCGGGTGTTGGCTCAAGCTTCTGAACCAGTAACGCTGATGGTAACAGGTCCGTTGACCACAGTAGCAGCTGCCTTGGATAAAGCACCAGAGATTGAAGCAAAGATTAAACAGATTGTCTGGATGGGGGGTGCACTGAATGTCTCCGGTAATGTGGAAAAGAGCCTTGAGGCGGGACAGGATGGTTCGGCAGAATGGAATGCGTATTGGGACCCACTTGCAGCTGAGCGAGTGTGGCAGACACAGATTGGAATTTTAATGTGTCCTTTAGATCTGACTAACCAGGTCCCAGTTACATCCGAGTTAGTGCAACAGTTAGGTAAACAACGCCGATATCCATTGTCCGATTTGGCTGGACAATGTTACGCACTAGTCATTCCACAGGATTACTATTTCTGGGATGTGCTGGCAACAGCTTATCTAGCACACCCGGAGTTCTATCAACTGCGCGAGTGGGAGACGATGATTGTAACGACTGGTCTTAGTCAAGGACGTACCAAGATTGTATCTGGAGGTCGTAAAATTCAGGCAATGGATCGAGTAGATGTATCTAGCTTTTCCACTTATATTTTGCAACAATGGGCGCGTTAGCTCTGGCTAGGGAGACAAGCTGGCGATCGCTTTGTTGGTCAAACCACTAAGATCCTCAGCGGCTGAAGGATTTATGAAATAATTGTAACCTTTTATAAAGAGTCTCTACCGCTGTCTGCCTTAATACTCTAAGTATTAGTACTTGCTGATTCAGAAGAGTAAAGTCTTGTTAAAAAATATATAAAAATCTTGCTTTTGACTACCAAAGAATTTGATAATTAATTCTGACTGAGCATTCAGGTTGTAATAAACTGAAAGATTTTCAGAGCATCTAGCTCGTTAAGATACCTTAGCTAATTGCTGGAAAGCAAAGTAACGCTGTTAGTTAAAAGTGTTGCGATGTAGAAATTGCGTAGATCAAACAGACCTTACTTAAAAGCTAATAATTCTCAGTACTTTTCAAATTTTGCAGTTAAATTTGTTGCATAAACGCCAGGAGCAGTTGTAATGAGCGGTTTTATCAAAACTATCAAAAACTTATTGAGTGGCATTCTATCTTTCTTTATTGGGCTTCTTGGTGGTAAGAAGTCTGAGCAAAACAAGCCCAACACACCTTCATCGGTAGAAAAGCTGGCAGAAGCCACTAGTTCATCAGCAGAACAACTGGCAGACGCCACTGCCAAAACTAGCAGCGGGATTGTATCTTCCTTCACTGAGCTTGTCGGTAGGGAGAAGTCTGAGAAAAACAAGCCCAGCCAAGCTTCATCTAAAAATCGGAAACGCAGCGGTTACTTTATGGAACTGGATGAAGCTGAGGAGATGAAGTCTGGTAATGGCAATCAACCAGCCAAGGCAGATGCAAAAACTCCAAAATCAGTTGCAAAGGCTCAACCTGCCAAAGCAGAATCAGCCCAAGCAAACAAAGCTGATGCCAAGGCTCAACCTGCTAAAGAACCTGCTAAAGAAGTTGAGCTAGTTCAAACTGCCCAAGGGGTTAAGGCTGAACCCGCCAAGAAAGAAAAAGCAGCGGCAGCAAGTGCTAATGGTCAAACTCAAACTGAAACGACATTTGCACCTAAATATCTCGCCCCGTCGGTCACTTCCTCAAATGGTCGTCGTCGTCCAGGACCCAGTATGAACAACTTCTTAGACATGGCGCGTCAAGTCAAAACTCCCGGCAAAGCCTAACAACACCCAGCCTGATTCTTAACAAAGACTAGCCCACTATATAAATGAAAAGCTGGGTCCCAATTCGTCTCCGTCCTGCGAAACAGGTGAATGTGAGACTGAAGGCGACCTAGCATTTCTGTTTGCTCTAGCACCGTCTCAGCAAAAGGTGTGAAATCAGACCAACTTTTGGCATGAGTCAGTTGTTGATCAAGGCAACCAGTTAAGTTGTTCCAGTTAATTCTGGTAGTCATCTGGCTGTTGATTTGACTCTGCTGCTTTGAGATCGCAACGTCATGCTGAAATTGGTAACTTTTATCGTGGAGCCTCAGAATACAAAGCTTGCTTGGGAGGTGTAAATCGCAAAATTGAGCATAGTCTTGGGTCTGGGTTTTGCGTTTTAACTTGCCTCGGGCATCGAGATCCACTACTTGTTCAAAAATTGGTAACAGTCCTGTTACGCGCTGGGTTACTTCTGACCAGTTGAAACTAAGAGAACCTAGCTGTCCCTGTTCATTTTGACAAACAACTGTGGCTGGCGGAACAGCTGATTGAAAATAGTTGACTTGAAAAACTTGAATTCTCTGAATTTCTGCGAGTGTTGCCCAGAAACAAGGGACACCAGATTTACGCAGATTTTGACCTAAAAAGCGCAGTTCTCCAATCTGACCAGTCCGGCAAAGCCGCCAGCCTCGACTAGGTAATTGTAGCCGTGCCGTATAGGGGTCTAGCTGCATAATCTGGGCAAACTTTTGGGCAGCTGTAGTTTTGATTTCAGTCGGGACAGGTTCTAAGACCAATACCCCCATCTGAGTATTGCTGGGGTCAGCGGTAGCCTGAGCAATGGCTTGTTGTCGTTGTTCTGTGGCGATGCCTTCGGCAAGCTTCGCTAACGCTTCTAGTCGTTGCAAACCTTGACGTGCTTGAGCCACAATCTTACTATTGATTGCACTACGCAGCAGTTGCCGATAAATATCTTCTGCTGCTTCCAACTTGCCAGATACTTCATGCAAACGTCCGAGATAAAATTGCACCCAAGGGTCTTGGGGCGACTTATGCAGCATTTCTTTGAGTAATTCAGCTGCAGTGCGATAGTCTTGGCGTTCAAAGGCAGCGGCAACTTGCTCAAGCATGAATTGATTTTAGCTCAATCGCCTTTAGCCGCCCTCAATTCATCTCATACTTATGTAGATCCAGATTCTAATACTGCCGCTGTTAGGGATAAAGCAACCACGGGTGCTGTAACAGCTCTAAGGATGCGACGACCTAGCGAAACAGGTTGAAATCCAGCTGCGATCGCACACTCAACCTCAGCAGCAGTCCATCCCCCTTCTGGACCAGTGGCGATCAACATCTTAGATGTTAGGGACACAGAATTGAGTGCTTGCTGTAAATGAGAATGACTGCCACGGGCAACGCAGAGATACCGATGAGTAGCAGTAGCAGTTGAAATAGCAGCAGCAAAGGAAACAGGCTCTAGGATAGTAGGCACAATCAATCGCTCTGATTGTTCCGCTGCTTCTTGAGCAATCCGCCGCCAACGCTCTAATTTTTGGAGACTGGGATTGAGCAAAGTGCGATCGCTTACCACCGGAGCAATGCAAGCCACCCCTAACTCAGTACAGCAGCGCACCACTTCATCAAATCCGTTTCCTTTGGGTAACGCCACCATCAGCGTAATTGAGCCAGGTAATTCTGTTTGCACATTCAGCGGCTCTAAAATTTGCGCTTCTGCTCCTGTTAGCTGAGCTAACCACCATTTTCCTAATCCATCCATCACAATCAAGCGATCGCCACTCCGCAGCCTTAATACTCGATTAAGGTAATGCTGTTGCTGAGTTGTCAAGACAACTTTCTCATCTTGCAGCTGGGAAGGAGCGATCGCGAGTCGTTGCAGTTGAGCCATTCGATTTTAGATTTTGGATTTTGGATTCATCTAAAATCACTCTGCTTAGGACAGATTCTTCAGGTAAGTGTCTATCGCCTCGTTAACTAGCTGCGTCATCGGCTTGCCTTGGCGGGCGGCAGCGTCCTTTAGCTTGCTATAAATTTCATCCTGAATGCTGACTCGGCGACGCGCTTTACTATTAGTAGCGATGGTCGTATTAGCGATCGCTACCACTTTGCCATCGCTCTCCTCTGTGACTGGTGCAGTAGTAGAGTCTGCCATCGCCTCCACTAGACCATCTTGATCGTCTGTTATCTCTGCCGCCGCAGTTTGTGCCTCATAGTTGGCAGCGAACTCACGGATTGGTTCAAAACCAACGCGAGTGCAAAAGTCCCCGAAACTTTCCCCTGATTGGCGTGACTGCTTGAAGTAGACAAAAATCGGTTCTAACTGGGTTTCCAGGTCATTAAAATGTAGCCGTTCCATATAGGGTACTGCTAGCCGCGTCTGATCCTGCGACCCCCCCAACCAAACCTGGTAAGATTCGGGTGCGCTGCCCACAAATCCTAATTCTGCCATATATGGTCTAGCACAACCATTAGGGCAACCTGTCATCCTCACTACAAACTCTTCTTGCTCTAAGCCTACTTTGTTTAGCAGCGCTTCAATTCGCTGCAAGGTGTTGGGCATTATCCGTTCTGATTCAGTGATTGCCAAGCCGCAAGTAGGCAAGGCAGGACAAGCCATCGAATACCGGACTAGAGGTTTAATCGCATCTGGATCGGCTTGAACACCGTAGCGCGTCAGAATCTGCTCAATTGCCTGCCGCTTTTCTGGTTCAATGTCACAGAAAATTATGTTGTGGTGCGGTGTTAGCCGGATAGGTAAGTCAAACTGCTGCACGATTTCCCGGAGAGCAGTTCTCAGTTGGAACGTGCCTTCATCTTTAACCCGACCATTTTCTACCGAGATGCCAAGGAAAAGTTTTCCATCTCCCTGTTCGTGCCAACCCAGGAAGTCTTTATATTTAAATTCTGGCAGTGGCTTGAATGGTTGGAGCGGTTTGCCAAAGTATTTTTCTACCATCGACCGAAACTTATCAACGCCCCAATCCTGGATGAGGTACTTCAAGCGAGCGTGACGCCGATCAGTGCGATCGCCATAGTCCCGCTGAGCTGCCACAATTGCCTTAACTAGTTCGTAAACGTCATCCTTGGCTACATAGCAAATTTCATCAGCCAGCCGTGCAAAAGTCTCTTCTTTATTGTGCGTCCGCCCCAAGCCGCCACCAGCAAAGACGTTAAATCCCTCTAGCTCTTGCTGAGCGTTGGTAATTACTACCAAGCTGAGGTCTTGAGTATATAGATCGATCGAATTATCCCCTGGTACAGTTACGGCACACTTAAACTTCCGGGGCATATAGTAAGTGCCGTAAATTGGCTCCTCACCGTTGTGGAATATCGTTCCACTACCATTACGCTGCCGTGCTGCCTTCACTTCTGGGTTTTCTTCAGCGCTAATCGCTTTTTCCCCATCTAGCCAAATTTCATAGTAGGCACCCGTTTGCGGTGCCAGCAAGTCAGCAATATTTTGGGCATACTCCCAAGCGTACTGATACTCCGGTTGATTCTTAAACGCGGCTGGTGGTGCCATGACATTGCGGTTGACATCGCCGCAAGCCGCCAGCGTTGAACCCATGTTTTTGATGATGGCGGCGATCGCACTCTTAAGATTCTTCTTTAAAATTCCATGCAGCTGAAACCCCTGTCTAGTGGTAACTCGCAATGTCTGATTGCCATACTCATCCGCTAGCTTGTCTAAGGTTAGATACAGCTGCGGCGGCACCAAACCGCCAGGGTTTTTGGTTCGCAGCATGAACTGGTAATCTTTTTCCTGCCCCTTGACCCGATTGTCCCGGTTGTCCTGCTGGTAGGAACCATGAAACTTCAGAATTTGAACTGCGTTTTCTGTAAAGTGGTTCGTGTCCTGGAGTATCTCTGTTGCGACCGGTTCACGTAAAAAATTACTACGTTCTTTTAGTCCTTCTACCTTAGAAGGCTTACGGGATGCGGGAGTGGGAGTTGAAGTTTGAACCATTGGAGTTTTGAGGAGATTTCAACAACGTATTTTTCACCGCCGCCCCGGTAAATCAGAAACACCTGCTCGGCTGTTTAATCTCCGGTAAATCAGTCGGTATTGTGAAGAATGATTTGATCTTAACACGACAAAAAGCTGGAGTTGCCACCGTTTTACCAGTGTACAACCCCAGCATTATAGCGAGTTAGGAGTAAAGTCAGGGAAAAAGATTATTAGGCTGAAGTCTTGACCCCAGTTTCAGAGGGGATTTCTTAGTCCCCTATCGCTCGATCTTCCGTCGTTATTTCTAGTTGAAGCGGTAGCCTGCACCTGCCTGGAAGCTGACAGCAGAACCAGAGTTATTTTCGAAGGCGTTAATGCCTACTTTGGCATCACCATAAAGAACAATGTTTCTTCTCAGTTCAGCTTCAACGCCTGTGGTTAGCACAACTGCATTTTTGTTACCTAAAGGAGTTGATTGTCCTCTTGCTTCAACAAAAGAATAACCAGCACCCAGATAAGCATTGGCATTATTGGTGATAGGAACGTCGTAAGAAACTATCGGCATGATAGCACTTGTTTTATCACTAAAAAGGATCGCACCTCTAGCAGAAACTGGTGTATTTGGGATAGCAAGGCGACCTTGAATATTACCACCAAACTTAGCATCTTCAGTGACTCCAACTGAAAGACCCGCACCTAGATAGCTAGCATTAGTACCCGTAGGTTGAGCAGAAGCAGCGCCAGCTAATAGAAAGACAGGAGCAAT
This window of the Chroococcidiopsis sp. CCMEE 29 genome carries:
- the sir gene encoding sulfite reductase, ferredoxin dependent; this encodes MVQTSTPTPASRKPSKVEGLKERSNFLREPVATEILQDTNHFTENAVQILKFHGSYQQDNRDNRVKGQEKDYQFMLRTKNPGGLVPPQLYLTLDKLADEYGNQTLRVTTRQGFQLHGILKKNLKSAIAAIIKNMGSTLAACGDVNRNVMAPPAAFKNQPEYQYAWEYAQNIADLLAPQTGAYYEIWLDGEKAISAEENPEVKAARQRNGSGTIFHNGEEPIYGTYYMPRKFKCAVTVPGDNSIDLYTQDLSLVVITNAQQELEGFNVFAGGGLGRTHNKEETFARLADEICYVAKDDVYELVKAIVAAQRDYGDRTDRRHARLKYLIQDWGVDKFRSMVEKYFGKPLQPFKPLPEFKYKDFLGWHEQGDGKLFLGISVENGRVKDEGTFQLRTALREIVQQFDLPIRLTPHHNIIFCDIEPEKRQAIEQILTRYGVQADPDAIKPLVRYSMACPALPTCGLAITESERIMPNTLQRIEALLNKVGLEQEEFVVRMTGCPNGCARPYMAELGFVGSAPESYQVWLGGSQDQTRLAVPYMERLHFNDLETQLEPIFVYFKQSRQSGESFGDFCTRVGFEPIREFAANYEAQTAAAEITDDQDGLVEAMADSTTAPVTEESDGKVVAIANTTIATNSKARRRVSIQDEIYSKLKDAAARQGKPMTQLVNEAIDTYLKNLS
- a CDS encoding porin family protein, giving the protein MKTYLKSIVKLSALSALVIAPVFLLAGAASAQPTGTNASYLGAGLSVGVTEDAKFGGNIQGRLAIPNTPVSARGAILFSDKTSAIMPIVSYDVPITNNANAYLGAGYSFVEARGQSTPLGNKNAVVLTTGVEAELRRNIVLYGDAKVGINAFENNSGSAVSFQAGAGYRFN